Proteins encoded by one window of Chondromyces crocatus:
- the ggt gene encoding gamma-glutamyltransferase, with the protein MNVHRALSPLAATAALGLLLAAFPVGCGATPSAPPQVGPPAEATPSTPEVTTTATETPPAAPAAPRHRFGVATESASATRVVMDVLGKGGNAVDGAIAGLLAIGVSQPVSSGIGGGGFALVWNAKERKATVLDFRETAPSGLNPADYVTRPPPENKRGVMVGVPGEVAGIAEMHARWGKLAFTDLVRGAADLADKGFPLSAHLARGLKWTEKWVLSTPRYSFFHPAGKLASPGDQIRNPALAATLRRIGAEGKDAFYQGKIAADVLATARAGGSRMSAADIESYKVIEREPLTTTWEGNRIYTMPPPSSGGLMLLEALHMHSKAELSALGYGTGAYVHLLAETLRGAIADRVHYIGDPSSMTMDPMKLAAPARMKARRARISMDSTMPPAGFPITEAGTSHLVVIDAEGNVVSATSTVNNPFGAQLVTEGGFVLNDELNDFTSEKIAKLFNLKTPASTPRAGARPVSSMTPTLVLRDDQPVLALGGSGGMRIATGTTQITLANLVFGRAIDEAIADWRVETPAMGGLWIDPSVPPDVVQDLEKRGEKVDTSKLNVSAIQGLTVDYTNGGRVIRAAADPRKGGTGAVE; encoded by the coding sequence GTGAACGTTCACCGCGCCCTATCTCCTCTCGCTGCCACAGCAGCGCTCGGCCTGCTCCTGGCTGCCTTCCCGGTGGGTTGTGGCGCGACGCCATCTGCACCGCCGCAGGTCGGCCCACCTGCTGAAGCGACGCCCTCCACACCCGAGGTCACCACCACGGCGACCGAGACGCCGCCTGCGGCTCCCGCGGCCCCACGTCATCGGTTCGGTGTCGCGACCGAAAGCGCATCCGCGACGCGCGTGGTCATGGACGTGCTCGGCAAGGGTGGTAACGCCGTCGATGGCGCCATCGCCGGACTGCTCGCCATCGGCGTCTCCCAGCCTGTCTCCAGCGGAATTGGAGGCGGCGGCTTCGCCCTCGTGTGGAACGCCAAGGAACGCAAAGCGACCGTGCTGGACTTCCGTGAGACAGCACCATCCGGCTTGAATCCTGCCGACTACGTCACCAGGCCACCGCCCGAAAACAAACGCGGCGTCATGGTGGGCGTCCCCGGTGAGGTCGCAGGCATCGCCGAGATGCACGCACGCTGGGGCAAGCTGGCCTTCACCGACCTCGTACGAGGCGCCGCGGACCTCGCCGACAAGGGCTTCCCGCTCAGCGCCCACCTCGCGCGCGGCCTCAAGTGGACCGAGAAGTGGGTGCTGTCCACGCCGCGCTACAGCTTCTTTCATCCCGCGGGCAAACTGGCGAGCCCCGGCGATCAGATCAGGAACCCGGCACTCGCCGCCACGCTGCGCAGGATCGGCGCCGAAGGCAAAGATGCCTTCTACCAGGGCAAGATCGCCGCCGACGTCCTCGCGACCGCGCGTGCCGGAGGCAGCCGGATGAGCGCTGCGGACATCGAGAGCTACAAAGTCATCGAGCGCGAGCCACTCACGACGACCTGGGAAGGGAACCGGATCTACACGATGCCCCCGCCCTCCTCGGGCGGCCTCATGTTGCTCGAAGCCCTCCACATGCACAGCAAGGCGGAGCTGAGCGCGCTCGGGTACGGCACCGGCGCGTACGTCCACCTCCTGGCAGAGACGCTCCGCGGCGCCATCGCCGACCGCGTCCACTACATCGGCGATCCCAGCTCCATGACCATGGATCCGATGAAGCTCGCAGCTCCGGCCCGGATGAAGGCCCGACGAGCGCGCATCAGCATGGACTCCACCATGCCACCCGCGGGTTTCCCGATCACCGAAGCCGGCACCAGCCACCTCGTCGTGATCGACGCGGAAGGCAACGTCGTCTCCGCGACGAGCACCGTGAACAACCCCTTCGGAGCGCAGCTCGTCACCGAAGGTGGCTTCGTGCTCAACGACGAGCTCAACGACTTCACCTCCGAGAAGATCGCCAAGCTCTTCAACCTGAAGACCCCCGCGAGCACGCCTCGTGCAGGAGCACGTCCCGTCTCCAGCATGACGCCGACCCTCGTGCTCCGAGACGATCAGCCCGTACTCGCGCTCGGCGGGTCCGGCGGCATGCGCATCGCCACGGGCACCACCCAGATCACCCTGGCGAACCTGGTGTTCGGTCGAGCGATCGACGAAGCCATCGCCGACTGGCGCGTCGAGACGCCGGCCATGGGCGGCCTGTGGATCGACCCCAGCGTGCCCCCCGACGTCGTGCAGGACCTCGAGAAGCGCGGCGAGAAGGTCGACACGTCGAAGCTCAACGTCAGCGCCATCCAGGGTCTCACGGTCGACTACACGAACGGCGGTCGCGTCATCCGCGCGGCAGCGGACCCGCGCAAGGGCGGGACTGGCGCTGTCGAGTAG
- a CDS encoding anti-sigma factor family protein, with translation MSAARQMDDCARLDLALTAYVDGELDPAHVVDLEGHLRQCSGCFERVMLARASRVSLRRTTSRCCPNALRARLTTTIAGERAREAAAAVAGAASVSGMQPQLIQKRYVAGFAAAASVAFALAGYQQHRVRAEAGVAELPVAPMQNDVMAAASVESLLNDLVTQHAQPLPPETTNPEDLPRFDPFVGVPVRRPQFQPFPVDFKGARVHTMRDRRAALLQYTVQGGHRVTVYLFNSQVVPVQKAPVLRPRIVHERPVYVGRISGYSVVAAERSGVGYALATDLSDEESTQLVLAAMQ, from the coding sequence ATGAGCGCCGCACGACAGATGGATGACTGCGCACGCCTCGACCTGGCACTGACAGCATACGTTGATGGGGAGCTCGACCCGGCACACGTCGTCGATCTCGAAGGGCATCTGCGCCAGTGCTCGGGCTGTTTCGAACGAGTGATGCTGGCGCGTGCGTCGCGGGTGAGCCTGCGACGCACGACGTCGCGCTGCTGTCCGAATGCGCTTCGCGCGCGGCTGACGACGACGATCGCGGGCGAGCGAGCACGCGAAGCGGCTGCCGCCGTGGCCGGTGCAGCGTCGGTATCGGGGATGCAGCCGCAGCTGATCCAGAAGCGCTACGTGGCAGGCTTCGCTGCCGCCGCGAGCGTGGCGTTCGCGCTGGCTGGCTATCAGCAGCACCGCGTGAGGGCCGAAGCCGGGGTGGCGGAACTGCCCGTCGCGCCCATGCAGAACGACGTGATGGCAGCGGCGAGTGTGGAGTCGCTCCTGAACGATCTGGTCACGCAGCACGCGCAGCCGCTTCCTCCGGAGACGACCAACCCGGAGGATCTGCCTCGGTTCGATCCGTTCGTTGGCGTGCCCGTGCGGCGACCTCAGTTCCAGCCGTTCCCTGTCGATTTCAAGGGAGCGCGTGTGCACACGATGCGTGATCGTCGTGCCGCGTTGTTGCAGTACACGGTTCAGGGCGGCCATCGCGTGACCGTCTACCTGTTCAACTCCCAGGTCGTCCCGGTGCAGAAGGCGCCCGTTCTTCGCCCGCGCATCGTCCACGAGCGGCCCGTCTACGTGGGTCGCATCAGCGGGTACTCGGTGGTGGCCGCAGAGCGAAGCGGCGTCGGCTATGCGCTGGCGACCGATCTCAGTGACGAGGAGAGCACGCAGCTCGTTCTCGCCGCCATGCAGTGA